A single region of the Eleginops maclovinus isolate JMC-PN-2008 ecotype Puerto Natales chromosome 4, JC_Emac_rtc_rv5, whole genome shotgun sequence genome encodes:
- the tmem178a gene encoding LOW QUALITY PROTEIN: transmembrane protein 178A (The sequence of the model RefSeq protein was modified relative to this genomic sequence to represent the inferred CDS: inserted 3 bases in 2 codons; deleted 1 base in 1 codon) — MPSNGTKTGTCTGTSTGSTSTGSTGPSNGISTGTTTGTSTGTGSMQKFLPVAVTVSGALALLLLLLALCTDHWYETDTRRHKENCDRTGTESSDQQNRDMPIYHLPLLESGXGGNRTRIKPVHVGSREDELLENWRAILGMGILETACGRPLFPAHSGLWRKCFXRGRDPDIDRLIARGIAERCTPVKYHFSQPIRLRNIPLNLTRSIQQDEWHLLHLRRITAGFLGMAVAVLLCGCIVASVGFYWEESLTQHVSGLLFLMAGVFSTISLCTYAASVTYDLSRNPPFIYGLPADVDHGYGWSIHCAWASLGLSAAAGCLGAASPFLCRTGGAKNARESSV, encoded by the exons ATGCCCAGTAACGGGACTAAAACCGGGACCTGCACCGGGACCAGCACCGGGTCCACCAGCACAGGAAGCACCGGGCCCAGTAACGGAATCAGCACAGGGACCACTACCGGGACAAGCACCGGGACCGGGTCCATGCAGAAGTTCCTGCCGGTGGCGGTGACGGTGTCCGGTGCACtcgcgctgctgctgctgctcctcgcCCTGTGCACGGACCACTGGTATGAGACCGATACGCGACGCCACAAGGAGAACTGCGACCGGACCGGAACTGAGTCAAGCGACCAGCAGAACCGG GACATGCCGATCTACCACCTCCCGCTGCTGGAGTCCGG GGGGGGCAACCGCACGCGCATCAAGCCCGTGCACGTGGGAAGCCGCGAGGACGAGCTGCTGGAGAACTGGCGCGCGATCCTCGGGATGGGCATCCTCGAGACCGCGTGCGGGAGGCCACTGTTCCCCGCGCACTCCGGACTGTGGAGGAAGTGTT TGCGCGGAAGAGACCCGGACATAGACCGGCTCATAGCCCGGG GGATCGCTGAGCGCTGCACGCCCGTGAAGTATCACttctctcagccaatcagactGCGGAACATCCCTCTGAACCTGACCCGCAGCATCCAGCAGGATGAGTGGCACCTGCTgc ACCTGCGGAGGATCACAGCAGGGTTCCTGGGCATGGCGGTGGCCGTCCTGCTGTGCGGCTGCATCGTGGCATCGGTGGGTTTCTACTGGGAGGAGAGTCTGACCCAGCATGTGTCCGGACTGCTGTTCCTCATGGCAG GGGTCTTCTCCACCATTTCCCTGTGCACATATGCTGCCAGCGTGACCTACGACCTCTCCAGGAACCCCCCCTTTATCTACGGGCTGCCCGCGGACGTGGACCACGGGTATGGCTGGTCCATCCACTGCGCCTGGGCTAGCCTGGGCCTCAGCGCCGCTGCTGGCTGCCTGGGAGCCGCCTCCCCCTTCCTGTGCCGCACCGGGGGGGCCAAGAACGCCCGCGAGTCCTCCGTGTGA